From Nocardioides faecalis:
AGGGCGACAAGGACCGCCGCTGCCCCAACCACGAGCACTGCCCGGCGCAGGTGCGCGAGCGGGTCTTCCACGTCGCCGGCCGCGGCGCCTTCGACATCGAGGGACTGGGCTACGAGGCGGCCACGGCGCTGCTCGACGCCGGCGTGATCCGCAACGAGGGCGACGTCTTCGACCTCGACGCCGACAAGCTGCTGGCCACGCCGCTGTTCACCCGCGCGCCCAAGAAGGGCGAGGAGGGCCCGCAGCTCAGCGCCAACGGCCAGAAGCTGCTCGACAACCTCGGCGCCCGCAAGCAGGTGCCGCTGTGGCGGGTCCTGGTCGCGCTGTCCATCCGCCACGTCGGGCCGACCGCCGCCCGCGCCCTGGCGGCCGAGTTCGGGTCGATGGACGCGATCCGCGCCGCCACCGAGGAGGCGCTGGCCGCCGCCGAGGGGGTCGGCCCGACGATCGCCGCGGCCGTGATCGAGTGGTTCGGCGTGGACTGGCACGCCGAGATCGTGGACAGGTGGACCGCCGCCGGCGTCGCGATGGCCGACGAGCGTGACGAGTCGGTCGAGCGCACCCTGGAGGGGCTCACGATCGTGGTCACCGGCTCGCTGCAGCACTTCTCCCGCGACTCCGCCAAGGAGGCGATCCTGTCCCGCGGCGGCAAGGCGGCGGGCTCGGTGTCGAAGAAGACCGACTACGTCGTGGTCGGGGAGAGCGCAGGCTCCAAGGCGGACAAGGCCGAGCAGCTCGGTGTGCCCATCCTCGACGAGGACGGGTTCGTCGCCCTGCTGGACAACGGCCCGCCCGAGACGACACTGGAGGAGTGAGAGGGCGATGGCGGCGGGCAGCGGCGACGGCGGCGGTCCTGGCGCTGCTCGTCGCCGGCTGCTCGGAGGCTGATGCTCCTGAGCCTCCCGACGCCCAGACGCCGCCCGCCTCGACCGACTCCTCCGCCGGCTCCTTGACCGACTCGTCGACGACGGCTCCGACCAGCGCGCCGCACCCGGTGTCGCTGCCCGCGCTGCGCGCCCGGCACGAGTCCGGCGACCTCACCGGGTCCCGCCTGCGGCTGGGCCGTGAGGTGCTGCGCACCCCGCGGCACACGCAGTACGACGTCACCTACCGCGCCGGCGGGCTGCGGCTGACCGGCCGGATCGCCGTACCGGAGGGCCCCGGGCCGTTCCCGGTGGTCGTGCTCGCGCACGGCTACATCGATCCCGACCGCTACGCCGGCGGGCAGGGCCTGACCCGGGAGCGGGCCTGGTTCGGCGAGCGCGGCTACGTGGCGCTGCACGTGGACTACCGCGGTCACGCCGGCTCCGCCGACGGGCCGCTCGGCGAGCTCGACATGCGGATGGGCTACACCGAGGACGTGATCGGCGCCGTGCAGGCGCTGCGGGCCTGGGACGGCCCGGTGGACGACGAGCGGATCGGCCTGGTCGGACGCTCCATGGGCGGCGGCGTGGTCTACAACGCGCTCGTCGTCGCACCGGGGCTCGTCGACGCCGGGGTGGTGTTCGCCCCGGTCAGCTCGCGCGCGGAGGACAACTTCGAGCAGTGGATCCGGCCCGACCCGGCCCGCAGCGGGGTGGCCCGCCGGATCCTGCGCACCTACGGCGAGCCGGCGGCCAACCCCGCGTTCTGGGACGGGATCAGTGCCCGGACCTACTTCGTCGACCTCACCGAGCCGGTGCTGGTGCACCACGGCACCGCCGACGACACCTGCCCGATCGCCTGGAGCCGCGCCACCGTGCGCGCGATGCGCCGTGCCGGCGTGGACGTCACCTTCGAGGTCTACCAGGGGGAGGGCCACGCCTTCGGGCCGCAGTTCGAGGACGCGATGCAGCGCACCGAGACGTTCCTGCGCACCCACCTGCGCTGAGCGCCCCTGCGCTGAGCGGGCCCCTGCGCTGAGCGATCAGTGCGCGGGCGGCACCAGGGCGGCGACCCAGGCCGCCGCGTCGGCCGGCTCCAGGCGCGCGAGCGGCAGGCCGGGGCGGATCCGCGGCACGTCGGTGAGCCAGGCCAGGTCCGGCCCGGGCTCGGCCCGGATGCGACGCACGGTCCGCTTCACCAGGCCGCGCAGGCCCGCCTCCTCGTGCACGAGGTTCACCAGCAGGTCGGCGCGGGGGAGCAGGGCGGCCCGCCCGGCCTCGTCGGCGATCGGGGTCACCCAGCCCTCGAACGCGGCCAGCCGTGCGAGGTCCTC
This genomic window contains:
- a CDS encoding alpha/beta hydrolase family protein, with translation MRGRWRRAAATAAVLALLVAGCSEADAPEPPDAQTPPASTDSSAGSLTDSSTTAPTSAPHPVSLPALRARHESGDLTGSRLRLGREVLRTPRHTQYDVTYRAGGLRLTGRIAVPEGPGPFPVVVLAHGYIDPDRYAGGQGLTRERAWFGERGYVALHVDYRGHAGSADGPLGELDMRMGYTEDVIGAVQALRAWDGPVDDERIGLVGRSMGGGVVYNALVVAPGLVDAGVVFAPVSSRAEDNFEQWIRPDPARSGVARRILRTYGEPAANPAFWDGISARTYFVDLTEPVLVHHGTADDTCPIAWSRATVRAMRRAGVDVTFEVYQGEGHAFGPQFEDAMQRTETFLRTHLR